CTACAATAAAGTTTCCATCGGTCTTAAATCGCACGATATAGAAGCCACGTGGCAGGCCCACGATGTGAGTCTCACCAAAAGTTTGCTACAATAACTTGATGATTTCGTTAGCTGACATCATGTTCGAACGAAAGATGGTCCACATCAACATCCTTtaattcaggcacgaaaaagtcatAAATCATGGCTCTATTGTGTTCCCCATtccttcatttttgaagaaaaacaagTATGAACCAATGATTCCCTCTGCCCATAGAGCACACCTAACATTGACTAACTTGATTTAACGAcgtttaaacaatttcttttggATTATCATAGCTCTAACTTGTTTATCGATGTGCCATACTTTATCACTGAACAAAAATTTCTTGTAAACATTTGGATCGGTGACCATCTCATTTTGGGACCATTTATCGAAGGTGCGACGCGTGGCTATCAACGTTCGGTTTCTATTCTTGCACGAGTTGGAGTTTGTAGTCCCGAAAGCCAAAATACTTCCGTGAAATTTTCCATAAAGTGGATGGACACAACTCCAACTATTTCACGAGATGGCGGTTGGACTTATTTGAGTCTTCTTCGATAACCTATTCCACAGCAGCAATAACGTCTCCGACGAGCAAACGTGCTGCAAAACCAATCCATTGCCAATCAAATTCCTGACTCAACTGGGTGATATTGTTTACAGAATATTGGACGCAGCGCGCGAAGGAAACAATTCTTTTAGTAGTAAATTTGAACGATAAGCAAATGTTGTTTGGGGTCTGTTCAATATAACATGGCAAACTATTTGTCAATTGTGTATAATTCAAGTAACCGATCTTCAAAGGAataattttgagtgaagcaacttttgttattgtgaaaaaatggctAAAAAGGAACTtcgcttaaaaaaaaactgatttttgaagaagaaaatatacagttaaaacttggcttgatgatcAGTTTGCAGACACTCCACCAGGAATATCAATTATCAAGGATTGGTAAGCCAAGTTTAGACATGATGAAATAAACACCGAAAACGATAAAagcagtggacgcccaaaagcggttgttaccgacgaaaacatcaaaaaaaagtGCACAAAATAGTTTTGGATGAGCGTGAAGTAAAGTTGTTCGAGAAAGCAGTCAATCTAAAGATATCAAGTGATCATGTACATCATgccattcacgaatatttgggcaTTAGAAAGCGCTGCGCAAAGTGGTTGCCGCGCAAGCTcaattttgaccaaaaacaacgacaagttgatgattcggagcagtctttggagatgttcaaacgTAACAAACCCGGGTTTTTGCATCAATAtatgacaatggatgaaacaaggcatcatttcactccgaaatcCAATTGGCAGTCAACCGAGTGAACTGCATACAATTAACCCGCTCTGAAGCGTTGAAAACGgtacagtcggctggcaaggttatggcctCCGTATTTTGGGTTGCGGATGGAATAATTTCTATTGACTTCCTTAAAAAAGAAAGGACAACCAGCAGTGACTATTATATAGTATTATTGCACcttttgaaggacgaaatcatcgaaaaacggtcgcatttgaagaaaaagataGTGCTGTTTCATCAAGGCATTGCTCCATGTCAGAGATCAGTGCAAACGTTGGCAAAAATACATGAATTGGGTTTggaattgcttccgcattcaTCGTGTTCTACAGATCTGGCTTCCAGTGGCTATTATCTGTTCTCAGATCTGAAGATAATACTCGCTGATATACAGTTTTCGACGactgaagaggtgatcgccgaaactgaggcatatttggaagcaaaggacaaatcctACTAAAATGGTAACGAAGAGTTGGAGAggcgctataatcagtgtatcgcCTTTGAAGGCCAAAGGGGTGTTTAAATATGGTagaccggggacttttcaatttatCTGGTTTATCTGTTAAAAGATACATTGAACAATTTTAcagattaaaataaattttgaatttttgttgtgTATTTCAATCATCTGTCTATTGTCTAGTGCAGTATTTCTGGTACTTCAAAATTCCAGAAAAATGTTATACAAATATGCTTAAGGTCCCTAAGAACATAATACCTTACAAAATTAACTTATGATATTCCAAATTCATGATTTTCGAGCATAATGCCATAAATcttgtgaaatataaaatatttttaagagacAGATATTGGAAAACAACTTAAACTTTTAGGGAAAGGTCACATAGAACAAATCGGGAGATATTGTAAGGGCATTTAAAGGTGTCTAATGGATACATGGTAGGAAGTATACATGTTTCTTTGTATGTATAGTACGtctgtatgaaaatatatgtataagtctGTGTTTGGGTGTATGTACAGCTAACCCTTTGACTTGTAGGGATTTgataaaacaacataaaatcGTCGTGGAAATATGtttaacaactccaataaattcattacacacatacaagcataaaCACATACTCTCACACATTATTACATGGAAGAGATTTGTTTTTCcgcttttattgaaatatttattggttAACGAATTTTTAGAACGCGCAGCTTTTTCGATTCAACTCTAGaaagttcatatacatacatatgtatatatacatttatgtagtatttatgtatgtaatatatatatgtgtgttcgtatatatatatatagaattgTTCATTGATAGCGCAccaagtttggttgaaatcttCCGAAGGTAAAGATGATGCGTAAAACTAAAGGCCACCGCAAATCTTTTAAGTCCCATAAGCGTGAGCGCGTGCGGTAAACATAATTTCCATTAAACAATATTGATGGGGTCGCTAAAAATAGCGTCGCGGGCAGCAAGCTTGTTGCCCGGAAATGAACTGAAAGAACTTTCACTCAACTGCCGCCAGAACTCACAACTCATCATTGCCTCAATCAAATGCACTCTTCAACACACaagcacaagcacacacacacacacacacagacacggGCGCGCGCGTCTGTTaacaatattcaatatttcaCGTTTTATACATTTTCCACACATTTGCGCTTTTAGGTCACACCACGCTCGGCAGTCCCAAGTATGGTTTCAGCACGCTGGAGTCACGCAAGTCACGGCAGCGACAACGCTTTGTACGGAAAAGTTCGCTGCCCCTAGATGGAGGTGGCGCAGGCAGCGGCGGCGGCGCTGGTGGTGGAGGTTGTGGCGCGGGGAGCAGTTGCAACGGCGGCGGTAGCACGGGCAGCAATAGCGGCACAGCGAGCAATGTCAGCGGTGGCAGCAGCGCCAGCGGCAGCAGCACCGGTGTGAACAGCAGCGCTTCAACGACTGGCGTTGGCGTTGGCGGTATGGGCGTGGGGGTGGGCACACTGCATCATCCCAGCGCTATTGGTATTTGTCGGTCCGAAACGTTTCCCGTGCTGCTGGACTGTAGCCAGGGTTCTGGCATTGTGCTCGGGCTGACGACCGCTTGCGGACGCGCCGTGACCATTGCGCAAGTGTTGGCCGATTCGGTGGCCGATCGTAGCGGCTCGATACAGAAGGGCGATCGCATTGTGGCCATCAATAAAATGTACAATTTGGATGTGCAGACGATGCGGCAGTTGTTGGGCGAGAATCGTACGTTGCAGTCGGGGAAGTCAACACAATCAGCGGCCGCTAATTGGTTGGAATTGGAGATCGAAATCGATATGGCTGATTCGGTGGTGCCGTCGAGCGGTGTGTACAATGTGAAATTGCTGCGCGCTGGCAAATCTGGTTTGGGTATTAGCGTAAATGGTTCTAGTCATGGTGGTTTTGTTATCTCTGATGTGAAACCCGGTAGTCCGGCGCATCGTACGGGCTCACTACGTGGCGGCGATATACTTTTGGCGGTGGACAATCATCCCGTTCAGCATTATAATGTGGACTCACTGCTGAAGGAGAGTCCATCGGCTATGGATTTCACCACTCTAACAGTGAAGCGTGTTATGTTGCCGGACTTCTTGTTCGATGCTCAACAGAAAATGCCAAATCCCATTTATAGCAATTGCCCGGCCAGTCCGAGTGAACATGATTTGTACAGCACCGCCGCCTATGTCACGTCCAAGTTCAATGATTGCTTGTCTTTGAAGTCGACAACGCCACAATCAGATTTTTACCACAATACCGCCGGCATTGACGATGGTTGTAGTCTGCAGTCGGTGCAAATGCGTCATCATCCACATCCCTGCAATACGTGGAGTGCCAATACGTCCGCGATGGGTCGCTCGTTTGCAGCGCAGAATACACAGAGTTTGACCACGGAGCTGCCGGACAATGAGGACAATAATTATCAAGACTTTACCGGCTACGATTTGGATCGCTATGCGAGGTGAGTTGAAAGAATGGTTTAACCACCACCAATGGAGAACAAAGTCTACGGTTCCGCAGCCAGCTCGAGCAGCAAAAGCAGTGGCAGCAGTCTACACCAGATCATCTTCACTGTGCGTTTGGAACCGAAAGGTGGCCTGTTGGGCATAACGCTCGCCGGCAGTGAGGACATTAGCAAACCCATAACGATCAGTGGCATTGTGGAAGGTAAGTGTCTAATGGGTTTAGTACTGCCGCATCTTTACTTTAACGAATTCACATTTCTTAGGCGGCATTGCGCACAAACACGGCCAAATACATGTTGGCGATCAGCTGTTGGCCATCAATGAGGATTCGGTGCAAGGCATGCCGCTCTCACAGGCGACCAATATTCTGCAAAATCTCGGCGAAACTGTGGATCTGAAGATACTGCGCGCACACGAAATCGCCAGCATTATGGCAGGTGGGAATTTGGAAGGTGTCAACATGCCACAACCGCAAGCCATTTACGCGAAAGTACAACGACGGCCGCGCAGCCCTTCATCGCAGACGGATGCCGGGTCGGCCAGTGGCAAGGACGGCGGCAAGCATCGTGTATTCCATGTGACCTTGAAGAAGGACAAAGTATACGATGACTATGGGTTTTCCGTGTCGGATGGTTTGTACGAGCGTGGTGTGTTCATCAATCGCATACGTTCCGGCGGGCCGGCGGACTTGAGCGGCGTGCTCAAGCCGTTCGACAGAATTATGCAGGTTTGTACTGGGGATTGTGAtttcttttactatttttgttgtaattaatgTGTGTAAATCTGCAGGTGAATGAGATGAAGACGCAGGACTTTGATTGTTGCCTGACAGTGCCTTTGATCGCGGCCGCCGGCGACAAGATCGAGCTGATCATACAGCGCACGGAATGATCGTGGCGCCTGCCAGAGCAGCTGGTctacaaatataaatactgACAATGCGTGTGCCTTTCTTTAACGTCTAACTTCAAAGCACGAATTTCGAGTTTCGTTTTGTTTAACCAAATAAAAGTGTAGTATTTaccaaaaactaaaagaaaatgcgaaaatggCGCCGAGAGGGGTCGTGAGCTCACATGTCACTTGAAGCACCGTCGCAGAAACCAtaccaaatattaattaaattaatcttATGTATATTAAGGGTTCTAGCTTTAAGcgcgaaagaaatattttttgtttacgattttgttttgaaatatataaattaaatttttctagtAGTTAGCAACAGACCGCAGTGCCATTGACTTACGAATTAAAGCTTTtgatacaaatttgttttaatatttatgaaaagtgtCTACTTCCAGCTTTAAAAAGGACAAATAAACTGACAATAATGCAACCGTAGtggcatacttacatacatacatacacatatacagacatatatgCGCCTAATTATAAGATATATGTATTcgaatacttacatatatacctaaACACTTATATATGCAGTGTACCGTTATGCATGTATTACATAACATATGTCcaggtatatatacatatatgtatatgtctttcatacgattttgcaaaaagtgtattttgtaaattttccatttgtttATAGCGTTAAGGTATATTATATAACACTACTTATATACTTTATGTACTCGTATGTCATTTGAATgcaataaatgtatattttaaagaatttgatTTGAGATACGAAGGTTTGCAAATTGTTCACACTGTTTTCATATTAATATAGGTCATAGGTacagagtgatccatttcgaggttccctacctttttaaagaaaaaacacagaaactttagatttaatcgaaaattcgaaagaacattctttcatTTCTCACCGAAATatactctcaataaatccattggttgATGCGATCTGtgtgaagtggcgccgtcttgttgaaacaaaatgttgccgaaatcacaagcttcaatttcaggcatcaaatagtcggttagcATGGCGCGgtaacgatcgccattgacggttacgttctcaccggcaacatttttgaagaaaaatgtggACAGACGATTCCACCGGCCATCAACCCACATCAAACCGtcgtttttctggatgaaattacAGCTCTTGAACcacttcaggttgctcttcataccaaatgcgacaattttacttgtttacatacggATGGAgtcagaaatggacctcatggctgagcaaaatttggcttgatAACGTCGGATCttattggaacttttcaagaggaCATAGAGCTCAGCGATATCGCAAGACGTTCCAtttgtcagtccgagttgccg
The DNA window shown above is from Bactrocera tryoni isolate S06 chromosome 4, CSIRO_BtryS06_freeze2, whole genome shotgun sequence and carries:
- the LOC120773640 gene encoding LOW QUALITY PROTEIN: glutamate receptor-interacting protein 2-like (The sequence of the model RefSeq protein was modified relative to this genomic sequence to represent the inferred CDS: substituted 2 bases at 2 genomic stop codons), producing the protein MHPEEITVCGPATSLGRTVFRVEQDRSVFHCRCGALSVGDQVLSIDDTIIENSAYSPDEVMTMLDANTGRGYTQMQIMPAHALTRRGHTTLGSPKYGFSTLESRKSRQRQRFVRKSSLPLDGGGAGSGGGAGGGGCGAGSSCNGGGSTGSNSGTASNVSGGSSASGSSTGVNSSASTTGVGVGGMGVGVGTLHHPSAIGICRSETFPVLLDCSQGSGIVLGLTTACGRAVTIAQVLADSVADRSGSIQKGDRIVAINKMYNLDVQTMRQLLGENRTLQSGKSTQSAAANWLELEIEIDMADSVVPSSGVYNVKLLRAGKSGLGISVNGSSHGGFVISDVKPGSPAHRTGSLRGGDILLAVDNHPVQHYNVDSLLKESPSAMDFTTLTVKRVMLPDFLFDAQQKMPNPIYSNCPASPSEHDLYSTAAYVTSKFNDCLSLKSTTPQSDFYHNTAGIDDGCSLQSVQMRHHPHPCNTWSANTSAMGRSFAAQNTQSLTTELPDNEDNNYQDFTGYDLDRYARXVERMVXPPPMENKVYGSAASSSSKSSGSSLHQIIFTVRLEPKGGLLGITLAGSEDISKPITISGIVEGGIAHKHGQIHVGDQLLAINEDSVQGMPLSQATNILQNLGETVDLKILRAHEIASIMAGGNLEGVNMPQPQAIYAKVQRRPRSPSSQTDAGSASGKDGGKHRVFHVTLKKDKVYDDYGFSVSDGLYERGVFINRIRSGGPADLSGVLKPFDRIMQVNEMKTQDFDCCLTVPLIAAAGDKIELIIQRTE